The Pseudomonadota bacterium DNA segment CCCCGCGGCGTTCCTGGCGCCGACCTCCGCGCCGCCCGCGAGCAGCGCCTCCGCCCCGCGCCAAGAGCCGATCGCGGCCGCCTCGTGCAGCGGCGTGTTCCCGCGGCCGTCGACCGCGTCGATCTTCGCGCCGGCGTCGAGCAGCACGCCTATCACGACGGCCGGCCCCGGATCCTTGAACCTGGTGCCCGGCTCCATGCCGAGCTCGGCGTCGCCGTACACGTGCACGTGCTGCGGGGCGTAGGCGAACGGGCCCCAGTGGAGCGGCGTGCGGCCGTCATCGTCCCTGGCCTCGAGGTCGGCCTTCGCGTCGATCAGGACGCGCACGGCCTCGACGCGCCTATCGATCACCGCGAGGTGCAGCGGCGTGAAGCCGTCGTTCGCCGCGCGCGGGCTCGGCGCCGCGCCGGCGGCGAGCAGCAGCCCCATGGTGCTCGTGTGCCCGGGCTTGGCCGCGGCGGGGGGCGGCGTGTAGCCCCAGCCGTCACCGGCGTCCGGCGCCGCGCCGCGTCGCAGGAGCTCCTTGACGAACGCGTCCATCCCGCCGCGCGCCGCGAGCGCGAGCGCGTTTCCGGGGATCGCCGCCCCCGCCGCGAGCAGCGCGAACGCCATGTCGTCCCGCTCGAACTCGAGCGCCCACATGAGCGCGGCCCCGTAGGGCCTCGCCTCGGCCGAGACGACCTCGGGGTGCGCGGCGACGAACGCGTCGAGCTCGTCCCGCGGCGCGGGATTGCGGGCGAGCGCGTCGAGCTCCCTGATCGCGTCCTCGCCGGACATCCGCGGCGGCGCGATCGGCCCCTGCGGCTCCGGCGGCTCCGGCTCGACGGCCGGGGCCTTGGCCTGCGCCCGCTCCGGCACGCTGGGCGCGCAGCCTGCGAGCAGAACGGCGAACGCGCTATACCCGAACCGCCGGACGAAGGGCCCCATGCGAAGGATCGTACTCCAGTCCGGAAAACCAGGCCTTGATTTCTCCCGGACAAGCCCAATACTCTATGCCCGATCGGAGGCGCGGCGCGGCGATGAACCCCTATCTGGCATTCCTCATCTACCTCGTGGCCATCCTGGGCTTCGTCGCGATCGCGCTCCTCCTCAACCGCGTGCTCGGCCCCAAGCCCGCGCGCTCGGCGCTCAAGCAGGAGCCGTTCGAGTGCGGCGCCACGCCCGCGGATCCCGTGAACGTCAGGCGCATCCCGGTCAAGTACTACGCGGTCGCGGTCGTCTTCGTCGTCTTCGACCTCGAGGCGGTCTTCCTCTTCATCTGGGCGCTCGCCGCGCAGCCGGTGACCGACTTCATGCTGGCCACCTTCGGCGTGTTCACGGCGCTGCTCGTGCTCATCCTCGCGGTCGTCTGGCGCTCGGGGATCCTGCGCGACGTGACGGAGTGACGGATGGCGCTCGACTACCTCACCACGAAGAAGGACGAGCTCGTCGGCTGGGCGCGGAAGTTCTCGCTCTTCCCGTACCCGTTCGTCACCGCCTGCTGCGGCATGGAGTACATGTCGGTCAGCGCGACCCTCTACGACCTCGACCGCTTCGGCGCCGCGCTCCCGCGGTTCTCCCCGCGGCAGGCGGACCTGCTGATGATCGTGGGCACGATCTCGCACAAGCAGGCGCCGATCGTCCGCAAGGTCTACGAGCAGATGTGCGAGCCCAAGTGGGTGATGGCGTTCGGCGTGTGCGCCACGAGCGGCGGCTTCTACCGGAACTACGCGGCCGTTCCGGGCGTCGACAAGATCATCCCGGTCGACGTGTACGTCCCGGGCTGCCCGCCGCGGCCGGAGATGGTGATCGACGCGATCATGAAGCTCCAGGACAAGATCGCCCGGGAGCGGCACCCGATCGTCGGGGAGCGGTTCTGACGATGCGCGCGAGGCACCTCGAGGAGCTCCGGGACAGGCTCGCGCCGGACGCGAAGGCGGCGGCGGTCTCCCACGGGACGCTCGCGCTCGAGCTCGAGCCCGCGCGGCTCCTCGCCACGGCGTCGCGGCTGCGCGACGAGCTCGGGTTCGATCTCCTGCTCGACGTGACCGCCGTGGACTGGCTCGGACGAGTCCCGCGGTTCGAGGTGGTCCACCACTTCTACTCGACCGCGCGGTTCGTCCGCGTCCGGCTGAAGCAGCAGGTGCCCGAGGAGGACCCGACCGTCGACACGCTCACCGGGCTCTACGGCTCCGCGCGCTACATGGAGCGCGAGTGCCACGACATGTACGGGATCGCCTTCCGCGGCAACCCGGATCTGCGGCCGATCCTGCTCTACGAAGGGTTCGTCGGCCACCCGCTGCGCAAGGACTACCCGAAGGACC contains these protein-coding regions:
- a CDS encoding ankyrin repeat domain-containing protein, which gives rise to MGPFVRRFGYSAFAVLLAGCAPSVPERAQAKAPAVEPEPPEPQGPIAPPRMSGEDAIRELDALARNPAPRDELDAFVAAHPEVVSAEARPYGAALMWALEFERDDMAFALLAAGAAIPGNALALAARGGMDAFVKELLRRGAAPDAGDGWGYTPPPAAAKPGHTSTMGLLLAAGAAPSPRAANDGFTPLHLAVIDRRVEAVRVLIDAKADLEARDDDGRTPLHWGPFAYAPQHVHVYGDAELGMEPGTRFKDPGPAVVIGVLLDAGAKIDAVDGRGNTPLHEAAAIGSWRGAEALLAGGAEVGARNAAGETALVIAQRRGDGELVKLMRRKWDKKK
- the ndhC gene encoding NADH-quinone oxidoreductase subunit A → MNPYLAFLIYLVAILGFVAIALLLNRVLGPKPARSALKQEPFECGATPADPVNVRRIPVKYYAVAVVFVVFDLEAVFLFIWALAAQPVTDFMLATFGVFTALLVLILAVVWRSGILRDVTE
- the nuoB gene encoding NADH-quinone oxidoreductase subunit NuoB, which gives rise to MALDYLTTKKDELVGWARKFSLFPYPFVTACCGMEYMSVSATLYDLDRFGAALPRFSPRQADLLMIVGTISHKQAPIVRKVYEQMCEPKWVMAFGVCATSGGFYRNYAAVPGVDKIIPVDVYVPGCPPRPEMVIDAIMKLQDKIARERHPIVGERF
- a CDS encoding NADH-quinone oxidoreductase subunit C codes for the protein MRARHLEELRDRLAPDAKAAAVSHGTLALELEPARLLATASRLRDELGFDLLLDVTAVDWLGRVPRFEVVHHFYSTARFVRVRLKQQVPEEDPTVDTLTGLYGSARYMERECHDMYGIAFRGNPDLRPILLYEGFVGHPLRKDYPKDREQPLVPYRK